A genomic stretch from Seriola aureovittata isolate HTS-2021-v1 ecotype China chromosome 13, ASM2101889v1, whole genome shotgun sequence includes:
- the slc7a14a gene encoding probable cationic amino acid transporter, with protein sequence MSGLVGKLDPRRIQWGSTWNTFASRVLRTKPVESMLDSAMTGTGSHGTRLARVLSTVDLVSLGVGSCVGTGMYVVSGLVAKEMAGPGVIVSFIIAAVASILSGVCYAEFGVRVPKTTGSAYTYSYVTVGECVAFFIGWNLILEYLIGTAAGASALSSMADSLANHSISNFMITHIGTLNGLGKGEQSYPDLLALLIALLVTVIVALGVKNSVGFNNVLNVINLIVWVFMMIAGLFFVNGENWDEGRFLPFGWSGVMQGAATCFYAFIGFDIIATTGEEAKSPNTSIPYAITASLITCLTAYVSVSVILTLMVPYNEIDADAPLMEMFAVHGCMFAKYIVAVGSIAGLTVSLLGSLFPMPRVIYAMAGDGLLFKFLANVSSYTETPAVACVVSGFLAALLSLLVSLRDLIEMMSIGTLLAYTLVSLCVLLLRYQPEGDIHGFVNFLSEEQNNKRKEGVLAECEKDACSPTSEADEYGGPPTNTCGAKNLPSLGDNEMLIGKPDKTAYTASHPNYGTVDMTTGIEAEESESGLSRRLKKLIGPRYYTLRIRLGLPGKMDRPTPATGKTVTVCVLLLFISIFAFCSFIIFGASSIGEGRWWALLLLIFFIIFIALLVIIILQQPENPKRLPYMAPCVPFVPASAMLVNIYLMLKLSAITWIRFSIWCFVGVLIYFGYGMWNSTLEITARENEVHASTYQRYDQGVDEGFCGFDDDFYPPTTDPWGAPEGGSGLTPPAQAKPESEGISSKGGGRTVANHGLAEEDPMDF encoded by the exons ATGAGTGGCCTGGTAGGAAAGCTGGACCCCCGCAGGATACAGTGGGGCTCAACATGGAACACTTTTGCGTCCCGTGTCCTGAGGACCAAACCTGTGGAGTCCATGTTGGATTCAGCCATGACAGGAACCGGCTCCCACGGGACCAGACTGGCCCGGGTGTTATCTACGGTGGACCTGGTGTCGCTGGGTGTGGGCAGCTGTGTCGGGACGGGGATGTATGTGGTCTCCGGGCTTGTTGCCAAGGAGATGGCTGGTCCGGGGGTCATTGTGTCCTTCATTATCGCCGCTGTGGCCTCCATACTGTCAG GAGTGTGTTATGCAGAGTTTGGCGTACGTGTGCCTAAGACCACAGGTTCAGCCTACACATACAGCTATGTGACCGTGGGCGAGTGCGTGGCATTTTTCATCGGCTGGAACTTAATTCTGGAGTATCTGATTGGCACGGCGGCGGGGGCGTCGGCTCTCAGCAGCATGGCAGACTCGCTGGCCAATCACAGCATCAGCAACTTCATGATTACACACATTGGGACGCTCAATGGCTTGG GTAAAGGGGAGCAGTCATACCCAGACCTGCTGGCGCTGCTGATAGCACTGCTGGTGACGGTGATAGTGGCTCTGGGAGTGAAGAATTCTGTGGGCTTCAACAACGTGCTCAACGTCATCAACCTCATAGTGTGGGTGTTCATGATGATCGCCGGGCTGTTCTTCGTCAACGGAGAGAACTGGGACGAGGGGAGATTCCTGCCCTTTGGCTGGTCGGGg GTGATGCAGGGAGCCGCCACCTGCTTCTATGCCTTCATCGGGTTCGACATCATCGCCACAACAGGAGAGGAAGCCAAGAGCCCAAACACCTCCATCCCCTATGCCATCACTGCCTCACTCATCACCTGCCTCACTGCCTATGTCTCT GTTTCTGTGATCCTGACTCTGATGGTACCATACAATGAGATCGACGCAGACGCCCCGCTCATGGAGATGTTCGCTGTGCACGGCTGCATGTTTGCAAAGTATATTGTTGCCGTTGGCTCCATAGCCGGACTCACCGTCTCCTTGCTGGGGTCCCTGTTCCCCATGCCCAGGGTCATCTACGCCATGGCAGGGGATGGCCTGCTGTTTAA gttcCTGGCAAATGTCTCTTCCTACACAGAGACCCCTGCTGTTGCCTGTGTGGTGTCAGGCTTTTTAGCAGCCCTGCTGTCTCTCCTGGTGAGCCTCAGAGACCTCATAGAGATGATGTCCATAGGAACCCTGCTGGCCTACACCCTG GTGAGCCTCTGTGTACTACTGCTACGTTACCAACCTGAGGGCGATATCCACGGCTTTGTGAACTTCCTCTCTGAAGAGCAGAACAACAAGAGGAAGGAAGGCGTTCTGGCCGAGTGTGAGAAGGACGCCTGCTCGCCAACCAGCGAGGCCGATGAGTACGGAGGTCCACCCACCAACACCTGTGGAGCCAAAAACCTGCCATCACTGGGTGACAACGAGATGCTGATAGGCAAACCAGACAAAACCGCCTACACTGCCAGCCACCCAAACTACGGCACGGTGGATATGACCACTGGCATCGAGGCAGAGGAGTCAGAGAGCGGGCTGTCCCGCCGTTTGAAGAAGCTGATTGGACCACGCTACTACACCTTGAGGATCCGACTGGGCCTCCCGGGGAAGATGGACAGGCCGACTCCAGCCACGGGCaaaactgtcactgtgtgtgtgctgctgctcttcatctccATCTTCGCTTTTTGCTCCTTCATCATTTTTG gAGCGAGCAGTATCGGGGAGGGTCGCTGGTGGGCTTTGCTGCTATTGATCTTCTTCATCATATTCATTGCCCTcctcgtcatcatcatcctccagCAACCTGAGAACCCCAAGCGACTGCCCTACATGGCGCCCTGCGTGCCCTTTGTCCCTGCTTCAGCCATGCTGGTCAACATTTACCTCATGCTTAAACTGTCCGCCATCACCTGGATACGATTTTCAATCTGGTGCTTCGTTG GCGTGCTCATCTACTTCGGCTATGGCATGTGGAATAGCACCCTGGAGATCACGGCCAGGGAGAACGAGGTGCACGCCTCCACCTACCAGCGCTACGATCAGGGTGTGGACGAAGGCTTCTGTGGCTTCGATGATGATTTCTACCCACCCACCACTGACCCCTGGGGTGCGCCTGAGGGGGGATCGGGGCTCACTCCACCCGCTCAGGCAAAACCTGAAAGCGAGGGGATCTCATCTAAAGGTGGAGGCAGGACCGTTGCCAATCACGGCCTCGCCGAGGAGGACCCGATGGATTTCTGA